Proteins encoded together in one Tripterygium wilfordii isolate XIE 37 chromosome 14, ASM1340144v1, whole genome shotgun sequence window:
- the LOC120014186 gene encoding PLASMODESMATA CALLOSE-BINDING PROTEIN 3-like, whose amino-acid sequence MAEQQQLMLVVSSLFIAIIGSTLVSSAEGNWCVARSDASYQALQTALDYACWSGADCTPIQPNGLCYLPNTIQAHASYAFNSFFQRKAMAAGSCDFSGTATVAKTDPSQSSSSLSLYFVMDLVYTHLQQGRPLFFTTLSSFLTAGGIAAPSTSTTAANNPNVLTPPGTTTPMYGGGTAGGFNPGMTPPLPPDNSKAHTAAFIAKPFLMPISFLVFLLLSFY is encoded by the exons ATGGCAGAGCAGCAGCAGCTAATGCTAGTAGTCTCCTCCTTGTTCATAGCCATCATTGGCAGTACATTAGTCTCATCGGCGGAGGGTAACTGGTGCGTGGCCAGAAGTGATGCTAGCTACCAGGCCCTGCAGACGGCGTTGGACTATGCTTGTTGGTCCGGGGCCGACTGCACTCCGATTCAGCCCAATGGGCTCTGCTATCTTCCCAACACCATCCAGGCCCACGCCTCTTATGCCTTCAACAGCTTCTTCCAGAGAAAGGCCATGGCTGCTGGCTCCTGTGACTTCTCTGGCACTGCCACTGTGGCCAAAACTGACCCCAGTCAgtcctcttcctctctctctctctatttc GTTATGGATCTTGTGTATACCCATCTTCAGCAAGGTAGGCCTCTGTTCTTCACCACCCTCTCTTCATTTCT TACGGCGGGAGGGATCGCTGCGCCGTCAACATCAACTACGGCTGCAAACAACCCAAATGTCCTAACACCACCAGGAACTACTACTCCAATGTATGGCGGCGGCACTGCCGGAGGTTTCAATCCCGGAATGACCCCTCCATTGCCCCCTGACAATTCTAAAGCTCATACAGCGGCATTCATTGCCAAACCATTCTTGATGCCCATTTCATTTTTAGTTTTCCTACTTCTCTCATTTTACTGA
- the LOC120015283 gene encoding ubiquitin carboxyl-terminal hydrolase 2-like, with the protein MGKRVKRKARTPAKEKRVVTPSKAVSQQINPSVHTADSGDSVVKDRKPCTHLSKGFDINKLANKIGSSDPVRCEDCREDVADRRPGKGKHGKKKGSAAVDSKSESKAIWVCLECGHYACGGVGLPTIAQSHVVRHARQTGHTMIIQWDNPLLCWCFSCMTLIPVEKTDGDRENKDILSDFLKLIKGQSSERSPADVEDVWFGAGGVNNGLKSAGTVSNIIEGSGGYVVRGFVNLGNTCFFNSVMQNLLVMNKLREHFLNIDTSLGPLTIALKKLFTETKEAGVKNLINPKSFFACVCSKAPQFRGYQQHDSHELLRCLLNGLYNEEVGARKRISFSQEGFLSKLGPTFVDTVFGGQISSTVCCIECGHSSTVYEPFLDLSLPVPMKKPPAKKAQRASRTKKTKLPPKRNGKIRQKAKRDAEEVATSSVDYTLGCSSGPTPIDDESGSVPQISASVLGSENQKFQEIASEKVALADDFTWLDFLERETVSDELELTPQNNDIAMIRDSKENDVLVNDVSQNNEDSSRAGELNIHPGSSGNPWEDEIPMQVQDSEVLLLPYKEETSTAGEIVEGEADAFSSVLGCAQEEVDFDGIGDLFDEPEISTVSTTQHFLGTEVSETGFAVGNSSESDLDEVDDTDAPVSVESCLAHFIKPELLSDDNAWDCENCTEHLRQQRLEAKRKQPKTASTNTMNGDETRGQTDPLQLDKDNYCPIEIKTPNDGDGNTHITGDSCSESFVSHNGEIRCWNQNFLNIENSNNGQWNPLVSQCVEGRDEMQEEQKEQLHILGCCKSYNQESSSSPPIISCGIDGLSDTGYSTFQQTSAQLLVEHCETNGSANKEINSESVKVKRDATKRVLINKAPHVVTIHLKRFSQDARGRLSKLNGHVSFRETIDLRPYMDPRNGCKEKRMYRLVGVVEHLGTMRGGHYVAYVQGEKSRGKEKESGGSVWYHASDAYVREVSLEQVLHCEAYILFYEEIRD; encoded by the exons ATGGGGAAAAGGGTTAAAAGGAAAGCTCGGACGCCAGCTAAGGAGAAGCGGGTTGTGACACCTTCAAAAGCTGTTTCCCAACAAATCAATCCCAGTGTTCATACTGCTGACAGTGGAGATTCAGTAGTTAAGGATAGGAAACCATGTACCCATCTTTCCAAGGGTTTTGATATAAATAAGTTGGCCAACAAAATTGGTTCTTCAGATCCCGTTAGATGTGAAGATTGTAGGGAGGATGTGGCAGATAGGAGACCTGGTAAGGGTAAACATGGGAAGAAGAAAGGGAGTGCTGCAGTGGATTCAAAATCTGAGTCAAAAGCCATTTGGGTTTGTTTGGAATGTGGGCACTATGCCTGTGGAGGTGTTGGACTGCCAACAATTGCTCAAAGTCATGTTGTTCGACATGCTAGACAAACCGGACACACAATGATAATCCAATGGGATAACCCTCTTCTTTGCTGgtgtttctcatgcatgacgCTTATTCCGGTTGAGAAAACCGATGGAGATCGTGAAAATAAAGATATACTGtctgattttttaaaattgattaAGGGGCAGTCTTCAGAACGGTCACCAGCAGATGTTGAGGATGTTTGGTTTGGGGCCGGTGGTGTTAATAACGGACTCAAATCTGCAGGCACCGTGTCAAATATCATTGAAGGAAGTGGTGGCTATGTAGTTAGGGGTTTTGTTAATCTGGGTAACACTTGCTTCTTTAATTCAGTTATGCAGAACCTTCTAGTTATGAATAAGTTGAGGGAGCACTTTTTGAATATTGATACATCTCTTGGACCTCTTACCATTGCTTTAAAGAAGCTCTTCACTGAAACTAAAGAAGCTGGAGTGAAAAATCTGATAAACCCAAAATCCTTTTTTGCTTGTGTCTGTTCCAAGGCTCCACAATTCAGGGGGTATCAGCAGCATGACAGTCACGAATTGCTCCGTTGCTTACTTAATGGGTTGTATAATGAAGAGGTGGGTGCAAGAAAGCGTATCAGTTTTTCACAAGAAGGATTTTTATCAAAACTAGGTCCTACATTTGTTGATACTGTATTTGGGGGCCAAATTTCTAGTACAGTTTGTTGCATCGAATGTGGCCACTCGTCCACAGTGTATGAGCCATTTTTAGATCTTTCGCTTCCAGTTCCAATGAAGAAACCTCCAGCTAAGAAGGCCCAACGGGCATCTCGAACAAAGAAGACAAAGCTGCCGCCGAAGAGGAATGGAAAGATTCGACAAAAAGCTAAAAGAGATGCAGAAGAGGTGGCAACTTCTTCAGTTGATTATACGCTAGGATGTTCTAGTGGTCCAACTCCTATCGATGATGAGAGTGGTTCAGTTCCACAAATTTCTGCATCTGTTCTGGGTTCTGAGAATCAGAAATTTCAGGAGATTGCATCTGAGAAAGTGGCTTTGGCAGATGATTTCACATGGTTGGATTTCCTGGAGCGAGAAACTGTATCAGATGAGCTTGAACTGACTCCACAGAACAATGATATTGCAATGATCCGAGATTCCAAAGAGAATGATGTGCTTGTCAATGATGTCTCACAGAACAATGAAGATTCCTCTCGTGCTGGTGAGCTGAATATACATCCAGGTTCTTCTGGAAACCCTTGGGAAGATGAGATCCCAATGCAGGTTCAAGATTCTGAAGTTCTATTGCTTCCTTACAAGGAAGAAACTTCCACTGCTGGGGAAATTGTGGAAGGAGAAGCTGATGCCTTTTCATCTGTCTTGGGCTGTGCGCAAGAAGAAGTGGACTTTGATGGCATCGGGGACTTATTTGATGAGCCTGAGATTTCAACAGTGTCCACAACACAGCATTTTCTGGGCACTGAGGTTTCAGAGACTGGCTTTGCAGTAGGGAATAGTAGTGAATCTGATCTAGATGAAGTGGATGATACGGATGCTCCAGTGTCTGTTGAAAGTTGTTTGGCTCACTTCATTAAGCCGGAGCTTCTCTCTGATGATAATGCTTGGGATTGTGAGAACTGTACGGAACATCTGCGGCAACAAAGGTTGGAAGCGAAGAGGAAACAGCCCAAAACTGCATCAACAAATACGATGAATGGAGATGAGACGAGAGGCCAAACTGATCCGTTACAATTGGATAAGGACAATTATTGTCCCATTGAAATTAAAACCCCTAATGATGGGGATGGAAATACCCATATTACCGGTGACAGTTGTAGTGAAAGCTTTGTTTCACACAATGGGGAAATTCGTTGCTGGAATCAGAATTTCTTAAATATTGAAAACAGCAATAATGGTCAGTGGAATCCGTTGGTTTCTCAATGTGTAGAAGGGAGAGATGAGATgcaagaagaacaaaaggaacAGTTGCATATTTTAGGTTGCTGTAAGTCCTACAATCAAGAAAGTTCCAGTTCTCCACCAATTATTTCTTGTGGTATTGATGGACTCAGTGATACTGGATATTCTACATTTCAGCAGACTAGTGCTCAATTGTTGGTTGAACACTGTGAAACAAATGGAAGTGCAAACAAGGAGATTAATTCCGAAAGTGTGAAGGTGAAGAGGGATGCAACTAAGAGGGTCCTCATCAATAAGGCCCCTCATGTTGTGACCATTCATCTGAAGAGGTTCAGCCAGGATGCTCGTGGTCGGTTGAGTAAATTGAATGGCCATGTTAGCTTCAGAGAAACAATTGATCTAAGACCATATATGGATCCCAG GAATGGATGCAAGGAGAAGCGCATGTACCGTTTAGTTGGTGTAGTGGAGCATCTGGGAACTATGAGAGGTGGTCATTATGTCGCGTATGTCCAAGGAGAGAAAAGCAGAGGAAAGGAGAAAGAGAGTGGAGGTTCAGTATGGTATCATGCGAGTGATGCCTATGTGCGCGAGGTTTCCCTTGAACAAGTTCTTCATTGTGAAGCCTATATCTTGTTTTACGAAGAAATCAGAGACTGA
- the LOC120014187 gene encoding uncharacterized protein LOC120014187: protein MVADYFQALFQEDGSCDVSLALRGSFPVLNATQNLFINGEFSCDEIKQALFDMAPFKAPGPDGFHAKLYQRMWLVVGDSLCKFVMHFFETGCLPPDIKDTLLVLIPKEVLHSMGKKSTSKGFMAVKIDLEKAYDRLSWDFIQDTLMEVGLSEAWVRNIMSRVTSSWVSIAWHGQLMDWFHQSQGVRQGDAISPYLFVLCVERLGHLINKAVSVGDWKAIKLATYGPALSLLFFADDMVLFAKAIVDQMKIILNCLECICASSGQRVSFQKSTMFVSKNVDRGLALELSRMFGIPLTDNLGQGTPSIHGHQTVWIYKSHCGCSKYLSLAGRITLAKTVLMAIPMYVMQTALLPKELCLHIEKENATNESSFFGKGRVGLIHEKKSLWAQVVSSKYMKRGVCVSKFEVKQRSSNLWRGLVSANPILNQGMKKLVRNGKQTLFWLDIWLGESPLIDLCVQEIGLVDMYRTVESYWPGSDG, encoded by the exons ATGGTGGCTGATTATTTTCAGGCTCTTTTTCAAGAAGATGGTAGTTGCGACGTGTCACTAGCGTTACGTGGGAGCTTCCCTGTCTTAAATGCAACTCAAAATTTGTTTATAAATGGGGAATTCTCGTGTGATGAAATTAAACAAGCTTTGTTCGATATGGCTCCCTTCAAAGCTCCTGGCCCGGATGGCTTTCATGCAAAATTGTATCAGAGGATGTGGCTTGTTGTTGGTGATAGTTTGTGCAAGTTTGTGATGCATTTTTTTGAGACTGGTTGTCTGCCTCCAGATATTAAGGATACATTGTTGGTGCTTATTCCAAAG GAAGTTCTCCATTCAATGGGAAAAAAGTCCACTAGTAAGGGGTTTATGGCGGTGAAGATTGATCTTGAAAAGGCCTATGATCGTTTGTCATGGGATTTTATCCAAGATACTTTGATGGAGGTGGGTCTCTCTGAGGCTTGGGTTCGAAACATAATGAGCCGCGTCACCTCTTCCTGGGTGTCGATTGCTTGGCATGGTCAGTTGATGGATTGGTTTCATCAGAGTCAAGGTGTTCGTCAGGGTGATGCTATCTCTCCCTATTTATTTGTGTTGTGTGTTGAGAGGTTGGGCCATCTTATTAACAAGGCGGTTTCAGTGGGAGATTGGAAAGCGATTAAACTTGCGACCTATGGTCCCGCTTTATCTCTTCTGTTCTTTGCGGATGATATGGTTTTATTTGCCAAAGCAATTGTTGATCAgatgaaaattattttaaattgtcTTGAGTGTATTTGTGCAAGTTCAGGACAACGAGTAAGCTTTCAGAAGTCAACCATGTTTGTTTCTAAGAATGTTGATAGAGGTTTGGCCCTTGAATTATCTCGTATGTTTGGGATTCCTTTAACGGATAATTTGGGTCAAGGTACTCCTTCGATCCATGGCCAT CAGACAGTATGGATATACAAGAGCCACTGTGGGTGCTCTAAGTACCTTTCGCTAGCAGGTCGTATTACTTTAGCGAAGACAGTTTTGATGGCGATTCCAATGTATGTTATGCAAACTGCTTTATTACCAAAAGAGTTGTGTTTACATATTGAGAAG GAGAATGCAACAAATGAATCAAGCTTTTTTGGCAAAGGTAGGGTGGGTCTTATTCACGAGAAGAAGAGTTTGTGGGCTCAGGTTGTTTCTAGTAAGTACATGAAGCGAGGTGTTTGTGTTTCCAAGTTTGAGGTGAAACAAAGGTCTTCAAACTTGTGGCGTGGGTTAGTTTCTGCGAATCCTATCTTAAATCAAGGAATGAAGAAGCTCGTTCGAAATGGGAAGCAAACTCTATTTTGGTTAGATATTTGGCTTGGAGAATCTCCGTTAATTGACCTGTGTGTACAAGAGATTGGCCTGGTGGACATGTATAGGACTGTGGAGAGTTATTGGCCAGGTAGCGATGGTTGA